TGGTGCTCTTCGGCTGCGGTCCGTGGATCTGGTTCGGCGCCCGCGCCGCTTGGGTCCGGCGCCACGCGCTGCGAGCCCGCTCCCTGCTCCAGGCATCTCCTGCGGCTCTCCTCGCCCTCTGGATCGTGCCTCCGCTTGTGGTCTTCTCGCTCGCGCGAAGCCGCCTGCCGCTCTACGTCCTCCCGCTCTGCGCGCCCATGGCCCTTTTGCTCGCTCGCGCCCTGGTCTCCCTATCCCGGGAGGGTGCGCTGCGCCGGGCCGCGACCGTCGCTGTCCCCACGGCCGCCCTGCTCTCCGCCGGCCTCCTCGCGTCGAGCTGGATCGAGCATCCCAACGACATGCGCGCCCTCGCCGGCTTCGTGCGAGCGGAGGCGCCGTCCGCGCGGGTCTACGCCTTCGACGAAGAGTACCTGCACGGCCTGCGCTTCTACCTGCGGGGCGCGCTGACCCGCCTCGCCGAGACCGACGAGCCCTGGACGGACCAGCCCATCGACGCGGCCCTCTCGGAGATCGCGACCGCGAGGGAGCCTGCCGCCATCGTGGTCTCGCCGCGGCACGCCGACGCGCTGCGGACGCGGCTCGAGGCCCGAGGCCTACACGCACGAGAGAGCGTCCGCCCGGGCTGGACTCTATTCGTGACGGAACCAGGCACAATCGCCGCTCAGTGACGCTCGCCTCACCCGAGCGCGTTCCTCGAGAGCCCTTCCGCTGTGCCTGAGGAGGCTCACGGAAGGGCTCCGGTCCAGGGTCGCAACGGCGTTTTTCGTGCGGAACCCGTCGCCCCACGCTAGCGTCTCGGCATGAGCAAGACGATCCTCATCGCAGGGTATGGGCCGGGCATCTCCTCCGCGCTGGCGGAGCGCTTCGGGCAGGCAGGCTTTCAGATCGCGCTGGTGGCGCGCACGGCGGAGCGGCTGGCGGCCGGCGTGAAGGCGCTCGAGAGCAAGGGCATCAACGCTCGCTCCTTCACCGCAGATGTCAGCGATCCCTCGCAGGCGCAGAAGGTCGTGACCCAGGTACGGGCCGCCATGGGGCCGATCGACGCGGTGGCGTGGACCGCCTATGGAAACGCGGCGGGAGACCTGCTCGCGGTCGATCCGGCGGAGGTCCGCTCGACCATGGAGATCGCGACGGGCAGCCTGCTCGCCGCCGTCCGCGAGGCGCTCCCCGATCTGCGCGATCGGAAGGGAGCCGTCCTCGTCACGAACGGGAGCTTCGGGCTCTTCGACGAGAAGGTCGACGCGATGGCCGTGCAGAGCGGCGCGATGGGCCTCGCTCTGGCCAACTCCGCCAAGCACAAACTCGTCGGCCTGCTCGCCAAGAAGCTCCGCGCCGACGGCGTCTTCGTCGGCGAGGTGATGGTGCTCGGGCTCGTGAAGGGCACCGCCTTCGATCGCGGCGGTCACGCGGCCATCGAGCCGGAGAAGATCGCCGCCAAGTTCTGGGAGCTGTACTCGATGCGGGCCTCGACCTTCACCCAGGTTGGCTGAGCCTTCCGGGACACCACGCGGTCACGCCGTCGGAGGTGCAGGTGAAATGGCTTCGAGCCTTGCTGCTGGTGGCGGCGGTAGGAGCAGGGATCGCCGTCTACCAGCGCGCGGGAGACGAGGGGAGCGACCCGCGGTGCAACGTCTCCAACTGCGCGGCCATGATGAGCTGCGGCATCCATTCGGTGCCGGAGCCGAACCTGGCGCTCTGCGAGGCGAAGGGGCTGGCGGCCGAGCCAGTCGACGAATCCGAGTACTGCGTGACGGCTTGCAACGCCGCGGGGCTGGGGGAGTTCTTCGAGTGCTTCGCCCGGCGCGCGGGCGAGTGCGTCGATTCGTACGACAAGGGCTTCCTGGTCGCGACGGAGTGCTCCAAGGCGCGACCGACGGACTGCCTGAAGGGCTGCGTCGAAGCGCGCATGGGATGCGAGGCCACCTGCCCCTCGACCTCGTGGGCCGATTGCAGAGACTGCGTCGCAGCTTGCGGTCTCCAGTACGGAGCCTGCTCGAATCGCTGCTGACTCGAGCGCTCCCGAGCCGGTAGCGGCCGAACGCGGGCCGCTCGTACGTGGGCTACGGCACAGGCAGCAATCGCACCTCGATGCGCCGGTTCCTGCTGCGCCCGGCCTTGGTCGTGTTGCGGGCGATGGGACGGAACTCCGCCAGGCCTGCGGCGACGAGGCGATCGCCCGGGAGCTTGACCTCGTCCTGCAGGAAGCGAACGACGTTGGTGGCGCGGGTCGCCGACAGCTCCCAATTGGTGGGGAATCGTTCGGCGAGCTTTCCCACGATCTTCTGCCGGTCCGTGTGGCCGGAGACCTGGATGATCTTGTCGGGCACCCGGGCGAGGGTCTCGGCCACCTTGCGCAGGACCGCCCTGCCCTTCTCGTTGAGCTCGGCCTCGCCGGAGTCGAAGACGATCTGGTCGATCAAGTCGACGACGAGCTCGCCGCCCTGCTGGGAGATGAGGACGCTGCCCTTCGCGACCTCGGCCTGCAGCCGCTCCTGCAGCTCGTCCTGCGCGCGGCGCATCGCGTCCAGGGCGTCCTCCTTCTGACGCGCGTCCTCCGCGAGCTTGCTCCGCTCGCCCTCGAGGGATTCGATCTTCGCCTGGAGCGACTCGATCTCCGCGCGCGACGAGTCGAGATCGTCGCGTGCCTCGGCGTGGGCGGCGCGTTCACTGCCGAGCTCCGAGCGCACCGAGTAGAATGCGGTAATACCTCCGGTGGCCACTACCAACGCGACGAGCCAGGCGATGCCTGCGCTCCCCCGCCGCTGCGCGCCCGCCTCCGGGCTCTTTGCTGCTTCCGACATGCGCGACTCCTTTTAAACGCTCTCAGATGCGGCCGTTGCGCTCCGCCAGAATGCCGATGACGATGAAGGCGGCGAGGATCGCCGGCACGAGGAAGGGCGTGCCGACCCACCGGAGCCCTGCCGTGACCACGGGAGCGATCGTGGCGATGATCAGGCCGAAGCCGAAACCCACGAGCCCGACGAAAAGGCCGACGCGCAGGATGAACGGCCAGCTCTTCGCGAACCGACGCACCGTCTCGCCGAGGTTGCGCGCGTAGAGGGAGAACGTGGTTCCCGCGATCAGCGTGCCAGCCTGGGCCAGATGCGCCTCGAGCCAACCCGATAAGCGCAGGTAGAGGGCTTCGATCGACGATGCGGCCTCGGGGAGGGAGCTCGGCAGATTGGCCAGGTGCGGGTCCAGCATCATTGGCCGGAACGGTTACACTATTTGCACCTTATCTGCCAAGACGGTGGTCTCCAACCCCTGAGAATTCGGATGAAATACCGGGCGATCGAGCGACGGTGGCCGGAATTGCCCTACCTGCGATCGGAGGAATCGTCGTCCGACTCCTCGTGA
The Vulgatibacter incomptus DNA segment above includes these coding regions:
- a CDS encoding SDR family NAD(P)-dependent oxidoreductase, producing the protein MSKTILIAGYGPGISSALAERFGQAGFQIALVARTAERLAAGVKALESKGINARSFTADVSDPSQAQKVVTQVRAAMGPIDAVAWTAYGNAAGDLLAVDPAEVRSTMEIATGSLLAAVREALPDLRDRKGAVLVTNGSFGLFDEKVDAMAVQSGAMGLALANSAKHKLVGLLAKKLRADGVFVGEVMVLGLVKGTAFDRGGHAAIEPEKIAAKFWELYSMRASTFTQVG
- a CDS encoding OmpA/MotB family protein, with protein sequence MSEAAKSPEAGAQRRGSAGIAWLVALVVATGGITAFYSVRSELGSERAAHAEARDDLDSSRAEIESLQAKIESLEGERSKLAEDARQKEDALDAMRRAQDELQERLQAEVAKGSVLISQQGGELVVDLIDQIVFDSGEAELNEKGRAVLRKVAETLARVPDKIIQVSGHTDRQKIVGKLAERFPTNWELSATRATNVVRFLQDEVKLPGDRLVAAGLAEFRPIARNTTKAGRSRNRRIEVRLLPVP
- a CDS encoding DUF3392 family protein; protein product: MMLDPHLANLPSSLPEAASSIEALYLRLSGWLEAHLAQAGTLIAGTTFSLYARNLGETVRRFAKSWPFILRVGLFVGLVGFGFGLIIATIAPVVTAGLRWVGTPFLVPAILAAFIVIGILAERNGRI